In Polyangia bacterium, one DNA window encodes the following:
- the msrB gene encoding peptide-methionine (R)-S-oxide reductase MsrB translates to MAEKVNKTDEEWRRLLTPEQFHVLREKGTERAFTGAYWAAHDDAVYLCAGCGNELFSSQTKFDSGSGWPSFTAPAGAAAVTTETDRSHGMARVEVMCSRCGGHLGHVFEDGPGENGLRYCINSASIKPVPPRK, encoded by the coding sequence ATGGCCGAGAAGGTGAACAAGACCGACGAGGAATGGCGCCGCCTGCTGACGCCCGAACAGTTTCACGTGCTGCGCGAAAAAGGCACCGAGCGCGCCTTCACCGGCGCCTACTGGGCGGCGCACGACGACGCGGTTTATCTGTGCGCCGGCTGCGGCAATGAACTGTTCTCGTCGCAGACCAAGTTCGACTCCGGTTCGGGTTGGCCCAGCTTCACGGCGCCGGCGGGCGCCGCCGCCGTCACCACCGAGACCGATCGCTCACACGGCATGGCGCGGGTCGAGGTGATGTGCAGCCGCTGTGGCGGCCACCTGGGACACGTGTTCGAGGACGGGCCGGGCGAAAACGGCCTGCGCTATTGCATCAACTCGGCCTCGATCAAACCGGTCCCGCCGCGCAAGTGA